CGATCTTCGCCCTGCACGTCTTTCCCTACCCGACCGGATCGATCGTCTTCCGGCCTCGCGGCCTGATGGCGTCCAGCGACACGGTGCGCATCGAGGTGCGCGGACGCCAGACGCACGGCGCGCTGCCATGGGCCGGTGCCGACCCGATCGTCGCCGCTTCGCAGATCGTCCTGGGGCTTCAGACCATCATCAGCCGCCAGACCAACCTGACGACCGCGCCCGCGGTCATCACGATCGGCATCATGCAGGCCGGCAATCGCGCCAACATCATCCCGGACGAGGCGAGGCTCGAGGGCACGGTGCGCACGTTCGACCCGGCCATGCGGACCAAGATCCTCGATGACATCCGGCGAACCGCCACCGGCATCGCGCAGGCGGCCGGAACCACGGCGGAGGTTCAGTTCGTCGACGGGAACCCGTCCGTTTACAACGACCCCGCGTTGACCGAGCGGATGACTCCGTCGCTCAAGCGGGTCGTCACCGGTGAGTTCGACCCGAACAGTGCCGTGACGACGACGTCCGAGGACTTCGCGGAGTACCTGCAGAAGGTGCCGGGCATGATGTTCTTCCTGGGCGTCTCGCCGAACGGAACCGACCCGTCGAAAGTCGAGCCGAACCACTCGCCGCGATTCTTCGTGGACGAGGGCGCTCTCGTCACCGGCGTCCGGGCGCTGGCGAGCGTTGCGGTCGACTACCTGAGCGGACGGTCTCGTTCCGGTGTCACTCCTGTCGAAGGGCGGTCAGCGGATCGACGCTGAGCGCCCGGCGCGCGGGGACGTAGCAGGCCACGGCTGCCACCACCACGAGCAGCGCCGGGACGCCGAGGAAGACGACCGGGTCGGTGGGCGAGATGCCGAACAGCATGAAGGCAATGAGCCGGCCCGCGACCACCGACACGGCGAGGCCGAGCCCGACGCCGATGCCCGACAGCACGAATCCCTGTCGCATGACGAGTCGCAAGATGTCCTGCGGTGATGCGCCAATGGCGACGCGGATTCCGACTTCCTGCGTCCGGCGGCTCACCGAGTACGCCATCACGCCATAGAGACCGAGCGCGGCGATGATGCCGGCCAGGAGTCCAGCCGGGCCCGCCACCGTCGCTGACAGCCGGGGACCCAACATCGACCGTTCCATGAACTGGTCCATGGTCTTCGTGTCGAAGATCGGCATGTTCGGATCGATCGATTGCACCTCGCGCCGCACCGCGGCCAGCGTCGTGTGCAGGTCACCGCGATAGTGGACGACCATGGACACGCGCGGGCGCGGCCGCTGGTCGTACGGCACGAACAGATAGGGCGTCGGCCTTTCGGCGAGTTGGCGGTACTTCCCGTCGGCCGCCACACCGACCACCTGCATGAACGGGCCGTTCGGGATGTCGTACTGCACCCGCTTGCCAATCGGGTTCTGGCCCGGCCAGAACTGCCGGGCGAACTGTTCGTTGACGATGGCCACCGGGAGCGACGACGCCGTGTCGTGCTCGGTGAATGCCCGGCCCTGCCGAAGCGGCGTTCCCATCGTCCTGAAGTACTCGCTATCGACGGTGGACGCCAACGTCTGCTCCTTGCTGTTGCCCTTGCGGCCCGTACGGCCTTCGACGATGACGTCGCCTCCGGAACTGCTGAAGTCGAGCGGCACCCATCGCGCGATCGTCGCCGCCTGGATGCTGGGCAGATGGCGCACCCGGGCCAGCAGCACCCTGTAGAACTGCCTCGCGCGTTCATCGTCGTACCCGAGGAGGCTCGGGCTGAAGGACATGATCACGCGGTTGTCCGTGCGGAAGCCGGGGTCGATGGTCCTGGCACCGCCGATGCTGCGGGCGCACAGTCCCGCCACGATGAGGAGCACGAGCGACGCGGCCACCTGCCCGACTACGAGTACGTTGGCCAGCGTGAAGCGCCGGTGGGACGGGTCGTGCGCCGCGCTCGACTTGAGCGCAGGGACG
This window of the Vicinamibacterales bacterium genome carries:
- a CDS encoding amidohydrolase; protein product: MIHRWSRALLALCLAAAATPGTAQQNPPSFHARIDRASSDVMTKVIAWRRDFHQHPELGNREVRTGKVVADHLRSLGLDVRANIARTGVVGVLRGGKPGPVVALRSDMDALPVTEECELPFKSKVRTEYNGREVGVMHACGHDAHMAMLMGAAEVLAAMKADLPGTVVFVFQPAEEGAPSGEDGGATVMIKEGALDQPKVDAIFALHVFPYPTGSIVFRPRGLMASSDTVRIEVRGRQTHGALPWAGADPIVAASQIVLGLQTIISRQTNLTTAPAVITIGIMQAGNRANIIPDEARLEGTVRTFDPAMRTKILDDIRRTATGIAQAAGTTAEVQFVDGNPSVYNDPALTERMTPSLKRVVTGEFDPNSAVTTTSEDFAEYLQKVPGMMFFLGVSPNGTDPSKVEPNHSPRFFVDEGALVTGVRALASVAVDYLSGRSRSGVTPVEGRSADRR